From the Priestia koreensis genome, one window contains:
- a CDS encoding class II fructose-bisphosphate aldolase, whose protein sequence is MPLVSMTEMLNKAKAEGYAVGQFNLNNLEFTQAILQAAEEEKSPVILGVSEGAARYMGGFKTVVKMVEGLIEDFKITVPVAIHLDHGSSFDKCKEAIDAGFTSVMIDASHHPFEENVATTSKVVEYAHSKGVSVEAELGTVGGQEDDVVADGVIYADAKECEELVKRTGIDCLAPALGSVHGPYKGEPNLGFAEMEEIGNATGLPLVLHGGTGIPTKDIQKSVSLGTAKINVNTENQIASAKAVREVLAADAEVYDPRKYLGPAREAIKATVIGKMREFGSSNKA, encoded by the coding sequence ATGCCTTTAGTATCAATGACAGAAATGCTTAACAAAGCAAAAGCAGAAGGCTATGCAGTAGGTCAGTTCAACTTAAATAACCTTGAGTTCACTCAAGCGATTCTTCAAGCAGCTGAAGAAGAAAAATCTCCAGTAATCCTAGGGGTTTCTGAAGGTGCAGCTCGTTACATGGGCGGCTTCAAAACAGTTGTGAAAATGGTAGAAGGTCTTATCGAAGACTTCAAAATCACAGTTCCAGTGGCTATTCACTTAGACCACGGTTCAAGCTTTGACAAATGTAAAGAAGCAATCGATGCAGGTTTCACATCTGTAATGATTGATGCTTCTCACCACCCATTCGAAGAGAACGTAGCAACTACTTCTAAAGTAGTAGAGTACGCTCACTCTAAAGGTGTTTCAGTTGAGGCTGAATTAGGAACAGTTGGTGGACAAGAAGATGATGTAGTAGCAGACGGCGTAATCTACGCTGACGCTAAAGAGTGCGAAGAGCTTGTTAAACGCACTGGCATCGACTGCCTTGCTCCAGCATTAGGATCTGTTCATGGTCCTTACAAAGGCGAACCAAACCTTGGATTCGCTGAAATGGAAGAAATCGGTAACGCTACTGGTCTTCCATTAGTATTACACGGTGGTACTGGTATCCCAACAAAAGATATCCAAAAATCTGTTTCTTTAGGAACAGCTAAAATCAACGTTAATACTGAAAACCAAATCGCATCTGCTAAAGCTGTACGTGAAGTATTAGCTGCAGACGCTGAAGTATACGATCCACGTAAATACCTAGGACCAGCTCGCGAAGCAATTAAAGCGACTGTAATCGGTAAAATGCGTGAATTCGGTTCTTCAAACAAAGCTTAA